A window of Rhipicephalus microplus isolate Deutch F79 chromosome 8, USDA_Rmic, whole genome shotgun sequence genomic DNA:
TGCGACCGCAGGTTTCGAAAAGGAGGGTATGGTGGCAGTTAACAGTTTGCTGCTGATCGCTGGACTGCTGGTGAGCTTTTGTAAAGAAAGCTTCGAAGCTGGAGGATGGATAGAAGACCGAACTCCGAACCCAGTTATGTACCGTCATTTAGCAGAGTTCGCCTACGTGGAACGAAAGGGTCATAGAATCCGAGGCATGACCTTTCGCGTAACGCAAGCCAGATGGAAGGTATGTTTTCGAAGCGCGTAAACCTGAAATCTTCCTCATGCATGAAGTTTTCCTCTTTAGAAAAAGCCCACACAATTGATTACTAGTATATGCAGGGTATTCAATCTATCACGCAGCGCAATTCGAAGGAGAGGATTGGTGTTACGTGAAGCACACTTTGA
This region includes:
- the LOC119185276 gene encoding uncharacterized protein LOC119185276 codes for the protein MVAVNSLLLIAGLLVSFCKESFEAGGWIEDRTPNPVMYRHLAEFAYVERKGHRIRGMTFRVTQARWKYTEGMMYNIGFLVYVENRVTEKCIAIIQLPPPSRPQSRMIVTKFWCRHIP